The following are encoded in a window of Candidatus Leptovillus gracilis genomic DNA:
- a CDS encoding nitroreductase family deazaflavin-dependent oxidoreductase, giving the protein MTKTIYHRMKALNVRMTAHYRRGIGPARVVLLLTTTGRKSGLPRVTPLQYEKANDDFYIASARGIEADWYKNILANPQVHVQIREQEFDALAEPVIDPVR; this is encoded by the coding sequence GTGACCAAAACGATCTACCACCGAATGAAGGCCCTCAATGTCCGTATGACGGCCCACTACCGGCGCGGGATCGGCCCCGCTCGCGTGGTGCTGCTTTTGACCACCACTGGTCGCAAATCTGGATTGCCGCGAGTGACCCCGTTACAGTATGAGAAAGCAAATGATGACTTTTACATTGCCTCAGCGCGCGGCATCGAAGCGGACTGGTACAAGAACATTCTCGCCAACCCTCAAGTTCATGTGCAGATTCGAGAGCAGGAATTCGATGCCCTGGCCGAGCCAGTTATCGACCCGGTGCGT